The following are encoded in a window of Brevibacillus sp. DP1.3A genomic DNA:
- a CDS encoding AraC family transcriptional regulator, which yields MENAHGFAISMVYPIMKTITHKKLDFERFCDHISFDSSLLKDVEARIDEAELERLMKEAAIYTQDDHFGLHQGQLTDIADLGILGYVMMHSEKIVDALKAYQRYHVILCIGYDLDWEERGKDVFLRFHRQSPGSVSRHCMEDMVSSLYHLIVHMSHRSIPLQEIQFTHDATADIAPYLNLFGMQPHFKGKENGLLIGKEVLQYPILYSDVRLRKAFEPIAEDIREKLIKGREFSDRVFQWMMGCMPAAFPTLQQTAAAFHMSTRSLQGKLKAEDTSYHELSTNVRKEMAMGYLQQAEHSIGEIAYLLHFSDPSAFQNAFKKWTGLTPGQYRINRQALAM from the coding sequence TTGGAAAATGCGCATGGGTTTGCAATTTCGATGGTGTATCCGATTATGAAAACAATTACTCACAAGAAGCTTGATTTTGAGCGTTTTTGTGACCATATTTCTTTCGACAGTAGCTTGCTAAAAGATGTAGAGGCGCGCATTGATGAAGCGGAGCTCGAGCGTTTGATGAAGGAAGCTGCCATTTATACGCAGGATGATCATTTCGGGCTACATCAAGGACAATTAACCGATATTGCCGATCTGGGCATTCTTGGCTATGTCATGATGCATTCCGAAAAAATCGTCGATGCATTGAAGGCATATCAGCGGTATCATGTGATCCTTTGCATCGGGTACGACCTAGATTGGGAAGAGCGGGGGAAAGATGTTTTCCTGCGGTTTCATAGACAAAGCCCTGGGAGCGTTTCTCGACATTGCATGGAGGATATGGTCAGCTCCTTGTACCACTTGATTGTCCATATGAGTCATCGGTCTATTCCGTTACAGGAAATACAATTCACACACGACGCTACGGCCGATATCGCTCCGTATTTGAATTTGTTTGGAATGCAGCCTCATTTTAAGGGAAAAGAAAATGGGCTCTTGATAGGCAAAGAAGTTTTGCAATACCCGATCCTGTATTCAGATGTTCGCCTGCGTAAAGCTTTTGAACCAATCGCGGAAGATATTAGAGAGAAGCTGATCAAAGGAAGGGAATTTTCAGACCGTGTGTTTCAATGGATGATGGGATGTATGCCTGCTGCTTTTCCGACCTTACAGCAGACTGCCGCTGCTTTTCATATGAGTACGAGATCCCTGCAAGGGAAACTAAAGGCAGAGGACACTTCCTATCATGAATTGTCCACGAATGTCCGCAAAGAAATGGCGATGGGGTATTTACAGCAAGCGGAGCATTCCATCGGGGAGATTGCGTACCTGCTGCATTTTTCAGATCCAAGCGCTTTTCAAAATGCTTTCAAGAAATGGACGGGGCTGACACCGGGGCAATATCGGATCAATCGCCAAGCACTTGCCATGTAA
- a CDS encoding NAD(P)H-dependent oxidoreductase codes for MNILVIIGHPDPESYCSALAHAYMKGAKGKAAQIRTIDLSQISFDPNLKYGYRKRTELEDDLKEAQDLIRWADHLIIVYPTWWGTMPAILKGFFDRVLLPGFAYKYREGSSLWDKLLTGKTAHVIVTMDTPSWYNRLIYWQAGHLVMKRNILKFCGIKPVKVTEISGVNASAEKKRKKWLEKVNQLGERLA; via the coding sequence ATGAACATTCTCGTTATCATCGGACATCCAGATCCCGAGAGCTATTGCTCTGCGTTGGCGCACGCCTATATGAAAGGAGCTAAAGGCAAAGCAGCACAGATTCGCACCATTGACTTGAGCCAAATCTCTTTCGACCCAAATTTGAAGTACGGATATCGGAAAAGAACGGAGCTAGAGGATGACTTAAAAGAAGCGCAGGACCTCATCCGTTGGGCGGATCATCTGATCATTGTCTATCCGACTTGGTGGGGCACGATGCCCGCTATCTTGAAGGGATTTTTCGATCGTGTCTTATTACCCGGATTCGCCTATAAATATCGGGAAGGCTCTTCTCTATGGGATAAGCTCTTAACGGGCAAAACCGCGCATGTGATTGTGACCATGGATACTCCATCTTGGTACAACCGATTGATCTACTGGCAAGCCGGACATCTCGTGATGAAACGCAACATTTTGAAGTTTTGCGGGATTAAGCCTGTGAAGGTTACGGAGATTAGTGGAGTGAATGCATCGGCGGAGAAAAAGCGCAAGAAGTGGCTGGAGAAAGTGAACCAGCTTGGGGAGAGGCTTGCCTAA